Proteins encoded within one genomic window of Epinephelus lanceolatus isolate andai-2023 chromosome 9, ASM4190304v1, whole genome shotgun sequence:
- the selenom gene encoding selenoprotein M: protein MWLIVLASLLHCASAYDVDLKKLEGLAKARVETCGGUQLNRLREVKAFVVQDIPLYHNLVMKHIPGADPELVLLNHYFEELDRIALSDMTRSEINNLLEKLGFYKKAEPEDEVPEEFRFSPAKDSPFKDEPPYKSATASLATENASSEPKAEAKHTDL, encoded by the exons ATGTGGCTGATCGTGTTGGCCAGTTTACTCCACTGTGCCTCGGCCTACGATGTGGATCTGAAGAAACTGGAGGGACTGGCGAAGGCGAGGGTGGAG ACCTGTGGTGGATGACAGCTGAACAGGCTCAGAGAG GTCAAAGCCTTCGTGGTCCAGGACATTCCTCTTTA CCATAACCTGGTGATGAAACACATTCCTGGGGCCGACCCTGAGCTTGTCCTCCTGAACCACTACTTCGAAGAGCTGGAT CGGATTGCCCTGTCCGACATGACCCGCTCTGAGATCAACAATCTGCTGGAGAAGCTTGGCTTCTACAAGAAGGCTGAACCTGAGGACGAGGTGCCCGAGGAGTTCCGCTTCTCCCCTGCCAAAGACAGCCCGTTTAAAGACGAGCCGCCATACAAATCCGCCACTGCCTCTCTTGCCACAGAAAACGCCTCTTCAGAGCCCAAAGCAGAAGCCAAGCATACTGATCTATAA